A single window of Psychromonas ingrahamii 37 DNA harbors:
- a CDS encoding DUF3466 family protein codes for MRYKLSLTGVALLLSANGWALPAPAGAAYYSVETIDVIAEGASYGPYPSAMSEDGTFIGTYSMKASLSIDMDIGLPFTFNRDCQYDAVFCELAFYGSETFGDLSYDNASQAWRNAQSNAKNVDYTSYFMGNTLLNGFDEAQTPYPASVNNSDVKITDVTDSLATNRFIVGYSSAPYDVSNQRDFVRRAFIKYQGSDFVTSLLPEFSTNGGFSSAYKIKQVTYSNGETKTLVVGASSVSYAQDTAEYFQNCYFSAENDQILTTNELVNCPGFDTQAWAWEVIDNAGTVNVSSSADVDLSGFSLASNWLDDNADNNDSNATYSASALDINAVGIAVGVSTFEYSDAEQGGRQRAIIMTPDADGAYGAPTELTDAARDIESEGDQGDTLYNTWAIAITDTNTVIGNREYNVSKSVNKPTEFFVYDIDGDSIRFPLQDIKVQSTKQRLNGNSSAKKGADSQVYDINESGFIVGKADDYDQTHSVNGGSPRAQSAFLYNNNTDQSWFLNDLICSLNAGAVTSPRYRIRSATVINDAGQVLAEGQTYLTDQDYVNRANGTEVMLKLTPTAGMTPDDSPNCWDSELLKSIDSSYERSGAASLWLWIFALPVLLVRRLIK; via the coding sequence ATGAGATATAAACTATCCCTGACCGGAGTGGCGTTATTATTATCTGCTAACGGTTGGGCACTTCCGGCTCCGGCTGGTGCTGCTTACTATAGTGTTGAAACAATCGACGTTATTGCAGAAGGGGCGAGTTATGGACCTTATCCTTCTGCCATGTCAGAGGATGGTACTTTTATCGGCACCTATTCGATGAAAGCCTCCTTATCGATAGATATGGATATTGGTTTGCCCTTTACCTTTAATCGGGATTGTCAATATGATGCCGTGTTTTGTGAACTTGCATTTTATGGTTCAGAAACCTTCGGTGACTTAAGTTATGATAATGCTTCTCAGGCATGGCGTAATGCGCAGTCTAATGCGAAAAACGTTGATTACACCAGTTATTTTATGGGTAATACTCTGTTAAATGGTTTTGATGAAGCACAAACTCCTTACCCGGCATCAGTTAATAATAGCGATGTAAAAATCACCGATGTTACAGATTCATTAGCAACTAACCGATTTATCGTTGGTTATTCTTCTGCACCTTATGATGTGTCTAATCAACGCGATTTTGTCCGCCGTGCATTTATTAAATATCAGGGCAGTGATTTTGTTACCTCATTATTACCTGAATTCTCCACTAATGGCGGTTTTAGCAGTGCTTATAAAATTAAACAGGTTACTTATAGCAATGGTGAGACAAAAACCTTAGTAGTAGGAGCTTCCAGTGTCTCTTATGCTCAAGATACTGCTGAATATTTCCAGAACTGTTATTTTAGTGCTGAAAATGATCAAATATTAACGACTAATGAACTTGTTAATTGTCCCGGTTTTGATACTCAGGCTTGGGCTTGGGAGGTGATTGATAATGCCGGAACGGTTAATGTTAGTTCAAGTGCTGATGTCGATTTGAGTGGTTTTTCTTTAGCAAGCAACTGGCTTGATGATAACGCTGATAATAATGATTCAAATGCAACCTACAGCGCCAGTGCCTTAGATATTAATGCAGTTGGTATTGCTGTTGGTGTTTCTACTTTTGAATATTCTGATGCTGAACAAGGCGGCCGTCAGCGTGCCATTATTATGACACCCGATGCTGATGGGGCTTATGGCGCGCCGACAGAATTAACCGATGCTGCTCGAGATATTGAAAGCGAAGGTGATCAAGGTGATACGCTCTATAATACCTGGGCTATTGCTATTACAGACACTAATACTGTTATTGGTAACCGCGAATATAATGTATCAAAATCGGTTAATAAACCCACTGAGTTTTTTGTTTATGATATTGACGGAGACAGCATTCGCTTTCCGCTACAGGACATTAAAGTTCAGAGCACTAAGCAGCGGCTAAATGGCAACAGCAGCGCTAAAAAAGGTGCTGATAGCCAAGTGTATGATATTAATGAATCGGGTTTTATTGTCGGTAAAGCGGATGATTATGATCAAACCCATTCTGTCAATGGTGGGAGTCCTCGTGCTCAATCTGCATTTTTATATAACAATAACACCGATCAAAGCTGGTTTCTAAATGACTTAATCTGCAGTTTAAACGCGGGTGCTGTTACTTCACCACGCTATAGAATTCGCAGTGCAACGGTTATTAATGATGCGGGTCAAGTATTAGCGGAAGGTCAAACATACTTAACAGATCAGGATTATGTGAATAGAGCCAATGGCACAGAAGTCATGTTGAAATTAACACCGACTGCTGGAATGACGCCGGATGACAGTCCAAACTGTTGGGATTCTGAGCTGTTAAAAAGCATTGATAGTTCCTACGAGCGCTCCGGGGCTGCAAGTTTGTGGTTATGGATTTTCGCACTGCCGGTATTATTGGTACGTCGTTTAATTAAATAG
- a CDS encoding tRNA-dihydrouridine synthase: MQITLAPMEGVMDHQMRQLLTAIGGYDLCITEFIRVVDMQLPAKVYRRHSPELYNDSKTASGTPVRIQLLGQNPQCLAENAHQAISIGSDGIDLNFGCPAKTVNKNKGGAVLLKSPEALYQIVTEVRKAVPVFQTLSVKIRLGYEDKSLAIENAQAIQAAGADELAVHARTKAEGYRPPAHWHWIAKIKDAITIPVTANGDIFSVDDAKRCMEITGCERLMIGRGALATPNLAQAIKGIESPNSWPEILNILEKYMFVQTHGDQEKYLPSRIKQWLIFIKAQHPQAAVFLQQVRTIKTTQEMLAAINQEQLRFK; this comes from the coding sequence ATGCAAATAACACTTGCCCCGATGGAGGGCGTCATGGATCACCAGATGCGCCAATTGTTAACGGCAATTGGTGGTTATGATCTCTGCATTACCGAATTTATTCGCGTTGTTGATATGCAACTCCCGGCAAAAGTATACCGCCGTCATAGCCCGGAACTGTATAACGACAGTAAAACTGCCTCCGGCACCCCGGTACGCATTCAATTATTAGGTCAAAACCCGCAATGTTTAGCAGAAAATGCGCATCAAGCCATCAGTATCGGCTCCGATGGTATTGATCTTAATTTTGGTTGCCCTGCAAAAACGGTTAATAAAAACAAAGGGGGCGCCGTGTTATTAAAATCACCGGAAGCCTTATATCAAATTGTGACCGAGGTACGTAAAGCGGTGCCCGTATTTCAAACGCTCAGCGTCAAAATACGACTGGGTTATGAGGATAAGTCTCTCGCAATTGAAAACGCGCAGGCGATCCAAGCCGCAGGGGCCGATGAACTTGCGGTGCATGCCCGCACGAAGGCAGAAGGTTACCGCCCGCCCGCCCACTGGCATTGGATAGCTAAAATTAAAGATGCGATCACTATTCCCGTGACAGCAAATGGTGATATTTTCTCTGTTGATGATGCCAAGCGTTGCATGGAAATAACCGGTTGTGAGCGATTAATGATCGGCCGGGGTGCCCTGGCAACACCCAACTTAGCACAAGCAATTAAAGGGATTGAATCTCCTAATAGCTGGCCAGAGATTTTGAATATACTGGAAAAATATATGTTTGTTCAAACTCACGGCGATCAGGAAAAATATTTACCCAGTCGCATTAAACAATGGTTAATATTTATAAAAGCGCAACATCCGCAGGCTGCTGTTTTCCTTCAGCAGGTGCGCACTATTAAAACAACCCAAGAAATGTTGGCGGCGATCAATCAAGAGCAGTTAAGGTTTAAATAA